One Aneurinibacillus migulanus genomic window, TATTTGTGTTCTCATATGTTTCTCTCTATTCTCCCTTCTCCTGGCTATGCCTCGAATGTTCGAGCTGCACAAGCTTTGCGTCTGCCTCTGCGGAATCCGCCCCATAGTAATGGAGGGTTTCGTCTTTATCTACAATGCGAAAGTGACCGGTTAGTATATGGGATTGTTTCGTGTACCGCTGTCCGATTTTCTCATCCTTCCACCAGATGCGTCGGCCTGTGCTCTGATAGCGGGCTTTTGCCTGGGCATGTGCAATCCATTCCATGTCAGAAAGCTCGCTTGCTTGTGGATTTCCTTCCGCAAATGCTAGCAATTCGACAATTTCAAGAGTGGAATCGCCAAACATAGCCTGCACAATTTCGCTATTACGAAACAACACACCGACAAGAGCAGCTGCGGTGAAGCCAAGCGTTTTGCGATCCTTTTCCACCTGAACGAGCGTTTTTTTGGATAAACCGATGACATCGGCCATCTGTTCCTGCGTCAGGCGAGCTTCCGTGCGGATAAGCCGTAATTTTTCGGAAACCATCCGCTCGAATATTTCTTTCGTAAACGGCGTACGAAGAGATTCATTCATGGCAATCTCCTTTCATTTGAATTTCAAAATGACTCATATAGTGTAAATTTACACTTTTTAAGAAAAAAGTCAATAAAATTTCTACACAATCATCGGAAACCATATGAAAAAAATAAAATTTTACATTTAACTATTGACTGAATATATGAAAAATATAGTATAATTGTATATGTAGTAAACCTCAAACTAATTGCAAACCTGACTGTTTATGTCTGTCCTCTTTCCCACCAGAAATGAGTTCACAGGCAAGAAGCCAGTCGTTCCCTGTATACAGAAATGCTCTATCTGGTGGAGCTTTCTTTAGACCTGCGGGGTTCGTACTGGCTTTTTTTAATGGTTAGGGAAGTATATATCGCTTTACTGGTGTAAAGTGATATACTTTCCTTTCTTTCTGTAAGCAAAGAAAAACTCGCAACGTGTTGCCAAACGTTTCTTTTCACAGCAGAGCTGCACAAGGGCAACTAAGGCGGTTGCCTGCGAATTTTTCTTATGTATGGTCACGTAGAACAAAGGAGGGAGTGCATGCTTACTTCGCCGTCGAGTCAGAAGGGTGTAACGGGACAACGAGAGCCGTACAGTCCGGGTGCGTTAGAAGGTATTAAGGTAATCGATTTGACCCGTGTATTGGCCGGGCCTTACTGCACAATGATTCTTGGAGATCTCGGGGCCGACATTATTAAGGTGGAAGCGCCTGGTGGAAGTGATGAGACGAGAGGATGGGGTCCTCCAGATATTGGAGGAGAAAGCGCTTACTACCTGTGTGCTAACCGCAACAAGAGAGCGATGACGCTCAACTTGAAAGATGAGAAAGCGCGCAGCATTCTTCGGGAACTGGTGAAAGACGCAGATGTAGTGATTAACAACTTCAAGACTGGAACAATGGAAAAGTGGGGATTGGGATACGAAGCGCTCTCTGAAGCGAACCCACGTTTGATTTATGCATCGATTAGCGGCTTCGGACAAACGGGTTCGTACAAAGACATTCCTGGCTATGATTACATCGTACAGGCGATGGGCGGAATGATGAGCATTACCGGTAGTGAAGAGACCGGACCGATGAAAGTCGGCGTCGCCATCGCAGACGTAGCAACGGGATTGTATGCAGCTATCGGAATTCTGGCAGCGTTGCGTGAACGGGAACAATCAGGTGTGGGACAGATGATAGATTTGGCTTTGTTCGATTCGCAGATTTCATTGCTGGTGAATGTAGCGAGCAATTATCTCGTCTCAGGTAAAGTACCGAAGCGATACGGTAACCAGCATCCAAACATTGTTCCGTATCAGACATTTATGGCGGCCGATATGGAAATGGTCGTTGCGGTAGGCAATGACCAGCAGTTCCGTAAATTGTGCACGCTGCTGAATCGTGAGGAATGGAGTCAAGACCCACGCTTTTCTACCAATTCGATGCGGCTTGCCAACCGTGAAGAGATATGCGGGTTACTGGCAGAAGAATTCAAGAAGCGGTCGGCGGCAGAGTGGCTGGCTGAATTGACGGACGTAGGTATTCCGAATGCACCCATCTACGATATGGACCAATTGTTTCATGACCCGCAGGTGGAAGCGCGCGGGATGAAAGTGAACACCTGGCATCCGACTGCAGGCGAAGTACCGATGGTCGGCAGTCCACTTAAGCTATCGCGGACCCCCGTGTCGGTGCGTCGTCATCCGCCTCTTGCGGGCGAGCATACAAAAGAAATTCTGATGGAGCACGGGTTTGCGGAAGAGCAAATTGATGAATGGCTGAACGATCATACTATTTAAAATAAAGGAGCGAGTGACCATGATGAGTTTCGGTTTGACGGAAGAGCAAGAAGCAGTACGGAAAATGGTGCGCAGTTTTGTAGATAAAGAGATTATGCCCTATATTCAGGAATGGGACGCGAACGGGCACTTTGAGCGGAGCGTTATGACCCGTCTCGCGGATTTGGACCTGATGGGTGTATGCATTCCAGAAGAGTACGGCGGAAGCGGCATGGATTACAACACGCTGGCAATCGTTTGCGAAGAACTGGAACGAGGTGATACCGCATTCCGTACAGCCGTCTCTGTGCATACCGGCTTGAACAGCATGACGCTCCTACAGTGGGGCAATGAAGAGCAAAAGCAAAAATACCTCATACCACAGGCAAAGGGCGAAAAAATCGGCGCGTTTGGTCTGACTGAACCGAATGCGGGCTCCGATGTAGCAGCCATGCAGACGACGGCAGTACGCGATAGTGATGAGTATATACTTAACGGACAGAAAACGTGGATATCGCTTTGCGATGTTGCTGATCATTTCCTTGTATTTGCTTATACGGATAAGTCCAAGAAACATAAAGGTATTAGCTGCTTTATCGTTGAACGTACCTTCGAAGGTTTTTCTTCAAAGGCGATTAAAGGAAAATTAGGTATTCGTGCAGGCAACACAGGCGAGATTTTCTTCGATAATGTTCGTGTACCTGCGGCTAATCTGGTTGGTGAAGAAGGGGAAGGCTTCAAAATTGCGATGGCCGCGCTCGATAATGGACGATTCACTGTAGCGGCAGGCGCATGTGGATTGATTCAGGCATGCCTGGAGGAAAGTCTGAAATACTGCCAGGAACGCAGCACATTTGGTAAGGAAATCGGTAAGCATCAGCTCGTGCAGCAAATGATTGCTAAGATGGTGGATGGATTGGAGACGTCCCGCTTGCTGGTGTATCGAGCGGGTTGGCTGAAAAACGAAGGAAAGCGCAATACGCGTGAGACATCTCTCGCCAAGTGGCATGCGTGCGATGCGGCATTCGATGCGGCGTGCGATGCGGTACAAATTCATGGTGCATATGGCTATTCCAACGAATATCCAGTAGAGCGCTTTATGCGCAACGCGAAAGCGCCGGTTATTTATGAGGGCACACGAGAAATCCATACGGTTATGCAAGCGGAATATGCGCTTGGTTATCGCCAGGATAAACAGCTACGCCGCATGCTGCCGGCATGGCCGTTTACGGAAGAAGCAGTGGAAGTATAGAAGGAAAACAAGCATAGCAAAAGGGCTATCCATATGGATGGCCCTTTTGCTTCTTTGTGGAAAAAGGACGAGCGGCAACGCCCGCGAGTTTTTCTTACGTTGTAAGATATTCAGCAGCGCTGGCAAGACGTTGTTTTTTTTCGGCGCGCAGACGAAGCGCCTGTTCCATTGTTACTGCCGAGAAGTGTACGGTCGTTTGAGGTCGGCATTGATTCAACGTGTCGAGATCTGAACTGATAACAGCACCGATCGTGACAAATCCGCCGCCTGCCGTTGCATCACTTACGAGAATAATGAGTTCTTTCGGGTTCGGTACGGTAATCACTCCTACAGGATAGGGCAGGTCTACGACGTTAGCGGAATAGTCGTCTGTCTCAGTTGTTTGGACAGTGTGTTCAAAAGAAATCGGTCCCCCGCTTAGTCGGTATGCGATCCGATCCGATTCCGTGCTGACGATCCATTCGCTGTCAAGGAATACACGTACTCCCTCATCGCTAATCCGATGAATAGCTAATCCCAGCGTCGCATGCAATTCTGCGGTCTTGGAGAAGGAGGGACGGAATGATTCTGGCAGGAACCTCCCTGCATGTTTAAATGCACCCGGCAGAGGTTCATTAATCATAAGCTTGCCGCCTATCTCCAGCTTGTATCCGCATTCCGGCTTTTGATGGACGATGTACGTAGACTGGCTACCCAGAAATTCTGGGCTATGAATGCCGCCCGATATACATACATACGTACAAATCCCTTGTTGGGCAAAGCGGAATGAAAGTACGTCTCCGGCCTTGATTTCCAGGCACTGCCACATGGGCACCGGTTCATCGTTTATAAAGCAGGGTGTCGGTGCCCCGGTAATAGCAATAAGTGTGCGTTTGGTAAACAGCAGAGTTGGACCGAGCATGCGGATTTCTAATCCGGCGTAGTGGGCGGGATTGCCCACTAGAAAATTCCCGATTTGAAATGAATATTTATCTGCCGCTCCACCAGGAGGGACGCCTAGATGGTAAAAGCCGTCCCTGCCCAAATCTTGTACGGTAGTATGAAGCCCTGGCTTTATCACATCCAGCATAGACTAGAATCCTTTCATCATAGAATCGATATATGCTTTTCCCTCCTGGGCATATTGTTCCGGTGAGAAGTCGAAGTTTTTTGTACGGTAACGATAGATTCCGTTTTCTACTTGTGTGAGAATGGAATAGTATTCAGTTTCGCCTATCGGACGGTGCACCCAAATATCACCAGGGCGAGCTAGAAACATAGAATCCTTGAACTCAGCAAGCTTTTGTTCAGGGTGATAGACAGGCACAGGAGTGATGCCTATCAATTGATAGCTTCCTGAACTTGCTACCGGATATACGACTGTAAAAGCGCCGCCCATTCCGATGGCCTGCCGCGGAGTTTCGGTGCGCGGACTCTTGTATTTTGGTATATCGAAAACTCCGTCTGGAGGCAAGAGCAAAGGGAATTCCCAGGCGGTGCCGAGAATAAACCCGACCATAGTTAACAAATACGGTGTGCTTGCATGGTCGTTAATAAACGCTTGTTCATCTGTAAATCCTCTACTCTTCATAACCAGCTCAAAATCGGAGAAGTGAGGACTTTCATTACGATCCTTGAATCGCCTGGCATATTCGCGTGTTGTCGGATCGTTATACCATGTTGGAATCTCGACGATTCGAGAGGTCAGGTTGAGCGCCTCGGGCCGACTCTTCGTAAGATCGATTTCTTTTAAGTAATCCAGCAGATCATACGGTGATACAATATCCGGATTATATCGAATTAGATACGATGCGTTCGCAGGACAAATATCGATAATGCCAGGAATGGTACGGGCGTGTAGCTCGCGGGTGACTGCAAGCGCTTTGAAAGAAGTGCTTACGCTCATCTCACGTGAGATTTCGGCATAAATATATTCATCACCTACAAAAGAAAATCTTGTTTCGGCTAATGCAAGCAATATGTAGCACCTGCCTTTCTATCCGAATCTTCGTTTAATTTTACGGCTGATGGTCGATTCGCTGATGCCCAATACTTGCGCCGCCTCGGCAGCTGTGCGGTATTTTTGCAGTGCGAGCGACAGCAGATTTGTCTCTACTTGTTCCAGCGCATCTTTGAGCGGCATGATTTCATGAACGGCCACCCGTCCGGTGCTCTCTTCCGACACCTCGCCGTATAAGGCGGAGAGGACATCCTGACCCTCAATGAAGTTATCGCGTGTAATGACGACAAGGCGTTCGATAACGTTTTGCAGTTCGCGTATGTTGCCGGGCCAATCATAATTTTCTAGCACTTCTACTGCTTCGCGTGAAAGCTGCTTCTCTTTACTGTATTTTTTATTATAAACGTCCAGAAAATGAAGCGAGAGTGGAACGATATCCACTTGTCGCTGCCGCAGGGCGGGAATCGTAATCGGAATGACATTCAAGCGATAATACAAATCCTCGCGAAACGTCTTCTGATGGACCATATGCCGCAAATCCTTGTTGGTAGCAGCGACAATCCGAACGTCGATTGGAATGGTATGCGTGCCACCGATACGACGTATTTCTCTTTCCTGCAGAACGCGCAATAATTTGACCTGAAGGTTGGCAGGCAATTCTCCGACTTCATCAAGGAAAATGGTTCCTGTGTGTGCCAGCTCGAACAGACCGGGTTTTCCTTTTCGATCTGCTCCTGTAAATGCACCCGATTCATACCCGAAGAATTCACTTTCCATAAGAGTCTCCGGAATAGCGCCGCAATTAACACGTACAAAAGGCTTGTTATGGCGCGGGCTATGCGCATGGATGGTCTGCGCGAATACTTCCTTCCCTACGCCAGACTCTCCGTACAGCAGTACGGTTGAATCTACTTCGGCGATACGTTTAGCTTGTTCGACGATATCCTCCATACTTTTTGAGCGATAAATGAGGGGCTTGTTCATCTTGTCTTCACCGTTGCTGTCGGCCTGTGTTCCGATCTGATAATCACTCAGTTCTGTAATATCACGCAGAACAATGACGATTTTCTCGATTTTTTTAGCTTTAAAGACAGGAACGGCGACCGCCCATAGCCTTCGTCCGCGTTTTGTTTCCTGTATATGCATGATTTTCTGTTTCTGTTTGCGACATCTGTCTATAATATCAGCCGGGAAAATGCCTTCCCGCTCTAACAGGTAGACGGAGGAGCCTAGAATATCCTCAGGGTTAGGTGTCTGCCAGATGTCGGATGAGAATGCTCCGGATAGTCGGATAATCGTTCCAGCTTTATCAACGACGACCAGCTGTTCATTAGAGGAAGCGTACAACACTTGTAAATCCTCATTTAGATTCCTAACGAATTCGAGTTCTTGCACCGATTCCTCTAATTGTCTTCTTGGGTAGAACAGATGGACGATACCGGAAACTTGCTCATTTTCGTAAAGAGGGGAGAAGTTTCCGATAATTGGTTTAGAATTAAAGGAGCTTGCCACGCTGACGAGCTGTTTACCCTTTAGCACACTGTCCAGGTTTTCCTGGGTGAGTAGCAATGTTTTGTAATTACGGTACAGAAGAACGTTGCGTGATACACCGAAAATTTCTTCCGCTTTTTCATTAAGAAACATAATTTGAAATTGGTCATCCGTCGTTACGATACCGATGCCTGCGCTGGCAAAAATTTTCTGCATTTGGGTGAGCTGCAAAGTTTTGATTGCATGACGTGCCGCTTCCATTGTGCTGTATCCGGTAAATCTACCGCTGCGGTTTTTACCGAGAACAATAGACACATTATGATAGAATTCCACTGGTGCCGTTTCTTCCACGACAAGCACATCGGTCTTATAACGCATCGGTTGCCCCGGGGAATGAATAAGCTGATCCAATAGTGAGTGCGAATCAACATACCCTAGAATCTCACCTTTATGTTCGATGAGCAGGATATCGCCCCCGGATTGCTGAATAAAATGGGCGGCTTCTCGAATTGTGGTGTCTGTAGTGACAGATATGGGAATAGGGTAGAGAAGGTTATGCCATGTAATCATACACCGCCCTCCTGTATATTCAAATAAAAGTATGTGATTATCCTTCTATTAATATAATAATTAGAATCTTGAAAAATAAAAAGGGCCGAATCATCTTTCGGCCCTTTTCATATTTAGGAAGTTACGACCAGTAAGCGAGCGTACGCTTGCGAAGCATTGTCCGATACTGTTCCGTAGAAACAGGAAGGACTTTGCCAGTCGCATAGTCGATGATGACACCATGACGGCGGATGACATCAAGCGCATCAATCTCGCCGCTGTTGTATTTGGCTTCTACCGATTTCATATCTTCTTCCAGCCAAGCTTTGCGGTGAGTGCGGATATACTCGCGTTCCCTTTCTGTAGCTTCTTCATCGATTTCGAATAAATCGATTTCCCGATCGATTTCTTTAATTAGGACACCATAATCTTTTCGTGCCCGTTCAATGGATACGTAACCATCAATGACATCTTCAAGCACCAGGCGAGGATCGCGCTCCAGTGGGTCACCCAATCCACCGCCACCTGCGGAAGGACGGTCAAAGGACGTACCTGGTTTTAATGGTACATTGGAGAATACTGTGCCTAGGAAGCGTTCTTCTTCTGTATCCGGATGCAGCTTTGCTCCATGCGGCAGAGAAGGAAGCCCTCCCTGGATACCCCATGTTACGGAGCGGGAACGGTCGCAGCAGTAGGACATAACCGTATTCTCGCATTCTGTGAGAATACCACCTTTGCGTACGCCGGCGCCACCACGGAATTTACCCGGCCCGGCTGAATCGGCAACAATCTCGTGGTGTGTTGTGATGACCGGTGAAAGGCGTTCCTGTCCCTCGCACGGTTGAATGCTAAGTCCTACGCCAAACACCGGAGAGAGAGCATTGGCTCCGTCTTTGTAGGCCCGACCGCCATGCCCACCTGCCATCCAGTCATACCACATGAAGTAATTGTCGTATCCTGGCCGACGGTCCCATCCGCCGATGAGCAGATATTCCAGGTTGAAGGAGCAGGCAAGAGCGCGTTCCGGCATAATCTCCGACCACAGTTCGAAGATGGCATTCATAATTTTCTCGTAAGCACCCGAGCAGAATCCTGTCACCGCCACGGGCCAAGGGGCATTGACGACCGAGTTCTCGGGAAGTTCCACATGCACGAATCGATAGAAGCCCGAATTAAGCGGGATGTCAGGGAAAAATGTTTTTGTTCCAGAGATAACGGCAGAGAAGGAAGCGCCGAAGCCGGAGTTTAAAAAGCAACTGATGTACGGATGTGATCCGTTTAAATCATAATATATCTCATCGTCTTGAATCGTCATACGGATGTTAATCGGAATGAGCTGATCCCCGATTTCCGGGTCCATGTCAATATAGTCGGTCGTCTCCCATGTACCGTCCGGCAGCTCGGCAATGCGCGAACGTCCGAGGCGTTCCACGTAATTCTGTACTTCTTCGAAGGCAGTAAGAACTGTCTCTATCCCGTATTTTTCAATCAGACGGACGAGCTGGGCTTCTCCGACTTTTGTCGCTTCGGATTGTGCACGCAAATCTCCAAGACGCTCTTCTGGTACACGCATATTGGATACCATTAGGTTGGCTACATCGGATAGATATCGTCCCTGGCTCCACAGTCGGACAGGGGGAATCCGCATTCCTTCGCCGTAATGATCTTTTGACTGTACATTAAATGAGCCGGGAACGCTACCGCCTACGTCGGCCCAGTGTCCATTGGATTGCATGAATGCAATGAGCTGATCGTTATAAAATACCGGACGAATGATGCGTACATCGCAGAAGTGAGTACCGCCCCGGTACGGGTCATTAACAAGGAACACATCGCCGGGGTGAATGTCATCACCAAAGTCTTCTAGGACCGCTTTTGCCGTTAAGTGAAGCGTACCCACATGTACGGAGATATCCTGCGTTCCTTGCATAATGGTGTTACCTTGTGCATCACAGATAGCGGAGCTGAAGTCACGACTGTAGATAACGAACGAGTAGCATGTGCGGAGAATTTGCTCCGACATTTGATCTACAAGGTTGACGAAAGCGTTCTTCAGTACTTCGAACGTGACAGGATCCAGACGGGTAACAACGGATTGAGTGTTCTGGCTCATTATTTCTCCTCCTTATCTTTGCAGGTGAGAATCAGGTTTTTATAGGCATCTACTTCAGCTATGAATTCCGGAGGCACAACGACCGTAGAATCGAGCTGTTCGATAATCGCTGGACCCATGAAGATGGAGCCGACAGGAAGAAGTGAACGACTGTACACAGTTGATTCGGTAAATCCGCCGCTCTCTTCAAAATAGACGCTGCGTGTGCCTTTTATTGCATCCTCCAATCGGCCTTCTGGCTCTGAGGTAGGCAGATCTGGCTTCGGTACAACGCCGGTAGCGGTAACACGCAGACCGTAAATCTCTACTCCTTGTTCCGGGTTCGAGAATGCGAACTCACGCTCATGCTCTTTATGGAATTGTTCCAGCGCTTCTTCAAGCGACCCAATCGGACGCGAAATCGGGATGGACAGGGAGCGCCATTGT contains:
- a CDS encoding helix-turn-helix transcriptional regulator, translating into MNESLRTPFTKEIFERMVSEKLRLIRTEARLTQEQMADVIGLSKKTLVQVEKDRKTLGFTAAALVGVLFRNSEIVQAMFGDSTLEIVELLAFAEGNPQASELSDMEWIAHAQAKARYQSTGRRIWWKDEKIGQRYTKQSHILTGHFRIVDKDETLHYYGADSAEADAKLVQLEHSRHSQEKGE
- a CDS encoding CaiB/BaiF CoA transferase family protein, which codes for MLTSPSSQKGVTGQREPYSPGALEGIKVIDLTRVLAGPYCTMILGDLGADIIKVEAPGGSDETRGWGPPDIGGESAYYLCANRNKRAMTLNLKDEKARSILRELVKDADVVINNFKTGTMEKWGLGYEALSEANPRLIYASISGFGQTGSYKDIPGYDYIVQAMGGMMSITGSEETGPMKVGVAIADVATGLYAAIGILAALREREQSGVGQMIDLALFDSQISLLVNVASNYLVSGKVPKRYGNQHPNIVPYQTFMAADMEMVVAVGNDQQFRKLCTLLNREEWSQDPRFSTNSMRLANREEICGLLAEEFKKRSAAEWLAELTDVGIPNAPIYDMDQLFHDPQVEARGMKVNTWHPTAGEVPMVGSPLKLSRTPVSVRRHPPLAGEHTKEILMEHGFAEEQIDEWLNDHTI
- a CDS encoding acyl-CoA dehydrogenase family protein, translating into MSFGLTEEQEAVRKMVRSFVDKEIMPYIQEWDANGHFERSVMTRLADLDLMGVCIPEEYGGSGMDYNTLAIVCEELERGDTAFRTAVSVHTGLNSMTLLQWGNEEQKQKYLIPQAKGEKIGAFGLTEPNAGSDVAAMQTTAVRDSDEYILNGQKTWISLCDVADHFLVFAYTDKSKKHKGISCFIVERTFEGFSSKAIKGKLGIRAGNTGEIFFDNVRVPAANLVGEEGEGFKIAMAALDNGRFTVAAGACGLIQACLEESLKYCQERSTFGKEIGKHQLVQQMIAKMVDGLETSRLLVYRAGWLKNEGKRNTRETSLAKWHACDAAFDAACDAVQIHGAYGYSNEYPVERFMRNAKAPVIYEGTREIHTVMQAEYALGYRQDKQLRRMLPAWPFTEEAVEV
- a CDS encoding 5-oxoprolinase subunit C family protein; this translates as MLDVIKPGLHTTVQDLGRDGFYHLGVPPGGAADKYSFQIGNFLVGNPAHYAGLEIRMLGPTLLFTKRTLIAITGAPTPCFINDEPVPMWQCLEIKAGDVLSFRFAQQGICTYVCISGGIHSPEFLGSQSTYIVHQKPECGYKLEIGGKLMINEPLPGAFKHAGRFLPESFRPSFSKTAELHATLGLAIHRISDEGVRVFLDSEWIVSTESDRIAYRLSGGPISFEHTVQTTETDDYSANVVDLPYPVGVITVPNPKELIILVSDATAGGGFVTIGAVISSDLDTLNQCRPQTTVHFSAVTMEQALRLRAEKKQRLASAAEYLTT
- a CDS encoding 5-oxoprolinase subunit B family protein, which codes for MLALAETRFSFVGDEYIYAEISREMSVSTSFKALAVTRELHARTIPGIIDICPANASYLIRYNPDIVSPYDLLDYLKEIDLTKSRPEALNLTSRIVEIPTWYNDPTTREYARRFKDRNESPHFSDFELVMKSRGFTDEQAFINDHASTPYLLTMVGFILGTAWEFPLLLPPDGVFDIPKYKSPRTETPRQAIGMGGAFTVVYPVASSGSYQLIGITPVPVYHPEQKLAEFKDSMFLARPGDIWVHRPIGETEYYSILTQVENGIYRYRTKNFDFSPEQYAQEGKAYIDSMMKGF
- a CDS encoding sigma 54-interacting transcriptional regulator — encoded protein: MITWHNLLYPIPISVTTDTTIREAAHFIQQSGGDILLIEHKGEILGYVDSHSLLDQLIHSPGQPMRYKTDVLVVEETAPVEFYHNVSIVLGKNRSGRFTGYSTMEAARHAIKTLQLTQMQKIFASAGIGIVTTDDQFQIMFLNEKAEEIFGVSRNVLLYRNYKTLLLTQENLDSVLKGKQLVSVASSFNSKPIIGNFSPLYENEQVSGIVHLFYPRRQLEESVQELEFVRNLNEDLQVLYASSNEQLVVVDKAGTIIRLSGAFSSDIWQTPNPEDILGSSVYLLEREGIFPADIIDRCRKQKQKIMHIQETKRGRRLWAVAVPVFKAKKIEKIVIVLRDITELSDYQIGTQADSNGEDKMNKPLIYRSKSMEDIVEQAKRIAEVDSTVLLYGESGVGKEVFAQTIHAHSPRHNKPFVRVNCGAIPETLMESEFFGYESGAFTGADRKGKPGLFELAHTGTIFLDEVGELPANLQVKLLRVLQEREIRRIGGTHTIPIDVRIVAATNKDLRHMVHQKTFREDLYYRLNVIPITIPALRQRQVDIVPLSLHFLDVYNKKYSKEKQLSREAVEVLENYDWPGNIRELQNVIERLVVITRDNFIEGQDVLSALYGEVSEESTGRVAVHEIMPLKDALEQVETNLLSLALQKYRTAAEAAQVLGISESTISRKIKRRFG
- a CDS encoding hydantoinase B/oxoprolinase family protein, yielding MSQNTQSVVTRLDPVTFEVLKNAFVNLVDQMSEQILRTCYSFVIYSRDFSSAICDAQGNTIMQGTQDISVHVGTLHLTAKAVLEDFGDDIHPGDVFLVNDPYRGGTHFCDVRIIRPVFYNDQLIAFMQSNGHWADVGGSVPGSFNVQSKDHYGEGMRIPPVRLWSQGRYLSDVANLMVSNMRVPEERLGDLRAQSEATKVGEAQLVRLIEKYGIETVLTAFEEVQNYVERLGRSRIAELPDGTWETTDYIDMDPEIGDQLIPINIRMTIQDDEIYYDLNGSHPYISCFLNSGFGASFSAVISGTKTFFPDIPLNSGFYRFVHVELPENSVVNAPWPVAVTGFCSGAYEKIMNAIFELWSEIMPERALACSFNLEYLLIGGWDRRPGYDNYFMWYDWMAGGHGGRAYKDGANALSPVFGVGLSIQPCEGQERLSPVITTHHEIVADSAGPGKFRGGAGVRKGGILTECENTVMSYCCDRSRSVTWGIQGGLPSLPHGAKLHPDTEEERFLGTVFSNVPLKPGTSFDRPSAGGGGLGDPLERDPRLVLEDVIDGYVSIERARKDYGVLIKEIDREIDLFEIDEEATEREREYIRTHRKAWLEEDMKSVEAKYNSGEIDALDVIRRHGVIIDYATGKVLPVSTEQYRTMLRKRTLAYWS